The following proteins are co-located in the Enoplosus armatus isolate fEnoArm2 chromosome 10, fEnoArm2.hap1, whole genome shotgun sequence genome:
- the LOC139291242 gene encoding C-terminal-binding protein 1, whose product MALMDKHKQVKRQRLDRICEGIRPPILNGPMHPRPLVALLDGRDCTVEMPILKDVATVAFCDAQSTQEIHEKVLNEAVAALLYHTITLSRDDLEKFKGLRVIVRIGSGFDNVDIKAAAELGIAVCNVPAASVEETADTSLCLILNLYRRVTWMHQALREGTRASSVEQIREVAGGAARIRGETLGIIGLGRVGQAVALRAKAFGFGVIFYDPYLPDGVERSLGLQRMATLQDLLIHSDCVSLHCSLNEHNHHLINDFTIKQMRQGAFLVNTSRGGLVDEKALAQALKEGRIRGAALDVHEAEPFSFSTGPLKDAPNLICTPHTSWYSEQASIEAREEAAREVRRAITGRIPDSLKNCVNKEYLMAASQWPSMEAATVHPELNGATYRFPPGLISVAAAGGLPGAGAGVESLVTGSLAHGIAPVSHPPHAPSPGQPTKAEADRDIPSDQ is encoded by the exons ATGGCTCtgatggacaaacacaaacaggtcaAGCGGCAGAGACTTGACCGCATTTGTGAGG GTATCCGACCCCCCATCCTGAACGGGCCAATGCACCCACGGCCCCTGGTGGCCCTGCTGGACGGGCGAGACTGCACTGTGGAAATGCCCATCCTCAAAGATGTAGCCACAGTGGCCTTCTGTGATGCCCAGTCCACGCAAGAGATTCATGAGAAG GTGCTAAATGAGGCAGTGGCTGCGCTGCTCTACCACACCATCACTCTGTCCAGAGATGACTTGGAAAAGTTTAAAGGCCTACGCGTAATTGTCAGGATCGGCTCTGGCTTCGACAACGTTGACATCAAGGCAGCTGCTGAGCTAG GCATTGCTGTCTGTAACGTGCCAGCGGCCTCGGTGGAGGAGACAGCCGACACTTCGCTATGCCTGATCCTCAACCTGTACAGGCGAGTCACCTGGATGCACCAGGCCCTCAGGGAGGGAACCCGTGCCTCTAGTGTGGAGCAGATCAGGGAGGTAGCTGGCGGCGCTGCTCGTATCCGGGGAGAGACACTGGGCATTATCGGTCTAG GACGTGTTGGCCAAGCGGTGGCTCTGCGGGCTAAGGCCTTTGGTTTTGGCGTGATCTTCTATGACCCCTATCTGCCTGATGGTGTGGAGCGCTCACTGGGCCTGCAGCGCATGGCCACCCTGCAGGACCTGCTCATCCACTCTGACTGCGTATCCCTGCACTGCAGCCTCAACGAGCACAACCACCACCTCATTAATGACTTCACCATCAAACAG ATGCGTCAGGGAGCTTTCCTAGTGAACACATCAAGAGGCGGTCTGGTTGATGAGAAAGCATTGGCTCAGGCCCTGAAAGAGGGCCGGATACGAGGGGCTGCCCTAGACGTCCATGAGGCGGAACCTTTCAG TTTTTCAACAGGCCCTCTGAAGGATGCCCCCAACCTGATCTGTACCCCGCACACATCCTGGTACAGTGAGCAGGCCTCGATTGAGGCTCGCGAGGAGGCAGCCAGGGAGGTTCGCCGCGCCATCACCG GGCGCATCCCTGACAGTCTGAAGAACTGCGTTAATAAGGAGTATCTGATGGCAGCCTCTCAGTGGCCCAGCATGGAGGCAGCCACTGTTCACCCAGAACTTAATGGAGCCACTTACAG ATTTCCTCCAGGTCTGAtcagtgttgcagcagcaggGGGTCTCCCCGGAGCTGGTGCAGGGGTTGAAAGCCTGGTTACAGGAAGCCTGGCGCACGGCATCGCCCCTGTCTCCCACCCCCCTCACGCCCCCTCCCCGGGGCAGCCTACTAAGGCCGAAGCCGACAGAGACATCCCCTCCGACCAATAG
- the LOC139291284 gene encoding protein FAM53C-like, giving the protein MVTLITEQLRKQSLEEPYYKAFSFNVNASLPAVGSSPTVSWSACRSTQENSTATHPSSKAKLLDDSCGPDALWPASHSGEPLQEPEVSFTDAFQSSPPPPPPKRHCRSLSVPEDLSRCRSTWHPSASKVWTPVKRGCQSGGLSSSGSGASSLPLCGPSSSFTSSSLHSSSSPTFFSLALSSDSPLPWSFPWDPCDKLKGACSASFTTPSSCSSSPAPLVSHSVLQRRFSLSPVHIQDASSVLLPPQPSPASALTYSCSGMEHPALSQSPTSACSTPSSSRRDLHPALPRCHSQPCDMRKPRLKRRHDPDVLPCPRPGLDFSKMTQIGNQESLVCGTGGCMVPVSSQAEQRSAFSPADFLGRASIGPLSESEEEEEDKRERTVIDGGQNVVFERDCTELDLNLIEEN; this is encoded by the exons ATGGTGACTCTTATCACAGAGCAGCTCCGTAAGCAGAGTTTGGAAGAGCCTTATTACAAGGCTTTCTCATTCAATGTGAATGCG tcaTTACCTGCAGTGGGCTCCAGTCCCACCGTCTCCTGGAGTGCTTGTAGATCGACACAAG AGAACAGCACAGCTACACACCCATCATCCAAAGCCAAACTTCTGGATGATTCCTGTGGACCAGACGCCCTATGGCCTGCTTCCCACTCTGGAGAACCGCTCCAGGAACCAGAGGTTTCTTTCACAGATGCTTTCCAAAGCTCACCTCCGCCACCACCTCCAAAACGCCACTGCCGGTCCCTCTCTGTTCCAGAGGACCTGTCTCGGTGCCGCTCCACCTGGCATCCTAGTGCATCCAAGGTTTGGACCCCAGTCAAACGTGGCTGCCAAAGTGGAGGATTATCTAGTTCAGGCTCTGGAGCTAGCTCTTTGCCACTTTGTGGTCCCAGTTCTTCCTTTACATCTTCATCCTTACACTCATCTTCTAGCCCTACCTTCTTTAGCTTAGCACTGTCCTCTGACTCCCCACTACCATGGAGCTTCCCATGGGACCCCTGTGACAAACTGAAAGGAGCCTGTTCTGCCTCCTTTACTactccttcctcctgctcctcttcaccGGCGCCCCTGGTTTCTCACTCAGTGCTGCAGCGCcgcttctccctctcccctgtgCACATTCAGGATGCCTCTTCTGTGCTCCTACCCCCACAGCCCTCCCCTGCTTCTGCTTTGACATATAGCTGTTCTGGCATGGAACACCCAGCCCTGTCTCAATCTCCCACCTCAGCCTGTAGTACTCCATCCTCCTCTAGGCGCGACCTGCACCCAGCTCTGCCACGATGCCACTCGCAGCCCTGTGACATGCGCAAACCTCGCTTGAAGAGGCGTCATGACCCAGATGTTTTGCCCTGCCCCAGGCCAGGCCTTGACTTCAGCAAGATGACACAG ATTGGTAATCAAGAGAGCCTAGTGTGTGGTACAGGTGGCTGCATGGTTCCAGTGTCTTCCCAGGCAGAGCAGCGCTCAGCCTTCTCCCCTGCTGACTTCCTGGGACGAGCCAGCATTGGGCCACTAagtgagagtgaagaggaggaagaagataaaagagaaagaactgTAAtagatggaggacaaaatgttgtgtttgaaaGGGACTGCACAGAACTGGACTTGAACCTTATAGAAGAGAATTGA
- the phykpl gene encoding 5-phosphohydroxy-L-lysine phospho-lyase yields the protein MALQKLRKQDTLAMRKRLIGQSCRLFYSDDPVKIVRARGQYLFDENGQRYLDCISNVHHVGHCHPSITKAAAAQMDILNTNTRFLHDNVVLYADRLSATLPEKLCVFYFVNSGSEANDLALRLAQQYTQHEDVIVLDHAYHGHLMSLIDISPYKFRKLAGQKEWVHVAPLPDTYRGIYRENHPNPGQAYADTVKDLIEEVHRKGRKISAFFAESLPSVGGQIIFPQGYSAKVAEYVRSAGGVFVADEVQTGFGRMGSHFWGFQLQGEGFCPDIVTMGKPMGNGHPLACVATTEEIAGAFTANRVEYFNTFGGNPVSCAVGLAVLDVIEKEDLRGNATRVGAHLKDLLTKLKTRHQIIGDVRGVGLFAGIELVSDRKLKTPATETAARVVKRLKEEDKICVSTDGPYESVVKFKPPMCFTMEDAELVVQCIDRILTDMEASDLRLEKEDI from the exons ATGGCACTACAAAAACTCAGGAAACAAGACACTCTGGCAATGAGGAAGAGATTGATCGG GCAGTCATGTAGACTCTTTTATTCAGACGATCCTGTGAAAATAGTAAGAGCGAGAGGACAATATCTATTCGATGAAAATGGCCAGCGCTATCTGGACTGTATCAGTAACGTTCATCATG TGGGTCATTGTCACCCCAGCATTacaaaggctgcagcagcacaaatgGACATCCTGAACACAAATACACGATTCCTGCACGACAACGTAGTCCTGTATGCAGACCGCCTGTCTGCCACCCTGCCTGAGAAACTGTGTGTCTTCTACTTTGTTAACTCTGG TTCAGAGGCCAATGATCTTGCCCTACGCTTGGCACAGCAGTACACCCAACATGAAGACGTCATTGTGCTTGACCA TGCATACCATGGGCACCTAATGTCCCTCATCGACATTAGTCCTTACAAGTTCCGAAAACTGGCAGGACAGAAAGAATGGGTTCATGTG GCACCCTTACCAGACACATACAGAGGAATATACAGAGAGAATCACCCCAACCCAGGCCAAGCATACGCTGATACAGTAAAAGACCTAATAGAGGAGGTGCACAGGAAAGGGCGCAAG ATCTCTGCCTTCTTTGCTGAGTCATTGCCAAGTGTTGGAGGACAAATCATCTTCCCGCAAGGATACTCAGCTAAAGTTGCAGA ATATGTGCGCTCAGCCGGTGGAGTGTTTGTGGCAGACGAGGTGCAGACAGGCTTCGGACGCATGGGAAGTCACTTCTGGGGTTTCCAGCTGCAGGGGGAGGGTTTCTGTCCTGACATAGTGACCATGGGCAAACCAATGGGCAATGGGCACCCCCTTGCATGTGTGGCAACCACTGAAGAGATAGCTGGAGCATTCACAGCCAACAGAGTGGAGTACTTCAATACG TTTGGAGGGAATCCAGTGTCCTGTGCAGTTGGCCTGGCAGTCCTTGATGTGATAGAGAAAGAGGACCTGAGAGGGAATGCCACAAGGGTGGGAGCGCATCTTAAAGATTTGCTCACAAAGCTAAAAACACGACATCAAATAATTGGTGATGTCAG aGGTGTAGGACTGTTTGCGGGTATTGAGCTGGTTTCAGACAGAAAGCTGAAAACTCCTGctacagaaacagcagcacGGGTGGTGAAGAG GTTGAAAGAGGAGGATAAAATCTGTGTCAGTACAGATGGCCCCTATGAAAGCGTCGTGAAGTTTAAACCTCCGATGTGCTTTACTATGGAGGACGCAGAACTGGTGGTACAATGTATTGACCGCATCCTCACAG ACATGGAAGCCAGTGACCTTAGACTTGAAAAGGAAGACATCTAA
- the LOC139290919 gene encoding heterogeneous nuclear ribonucleoprotein A/B-like has product MSETEQQYMETSENGHEVDDDFNGAEHTEEAIDESAANDCGEGEGPDADENSQNGGTEGGQIDASKGEEDAGKMFVGGLSWDTSKKDLKDYFSKYGEVTDCTIKMDQQTGRSRGFGFILFKDAASVDKVLEQTNHKLDGRQIDPKKAMAMKKDPVKKIFVGGLNPDTSKEVIQEYFGTFGEIETIELPQDPKTEKRRGFVFITYKEETPVKKVMENKYHTVGGSKCEIKIAQPKEVYQQQQYGARGYGGRGRGRGGQGQNWNQGYNNYWNQGYNQNYGYGQQGYGYGGYGNYDYSAGYYGYGGGYDYNQGNTSYGKTPRRGGHQSSYKPY; this is encoded by the exons ATGTCTGAGACAGAGCAGCAGTATATGGAAACATCAGAAAACGGCCACGAAGTCGACGATGATTTTAACGGAGCCGAACACACCGAGGAGGCAATCGACGAGAGCGCCGCGAATGACTGCGGAGAGGGCGAAGGGCCCGACGCGGACGAGAATTCGCAAAACGGTGGCACGGAGGGCGGTCAAATCGACGCCAGCAAAGGCGAGGAGGATGCGGG gAAAATGTTTGTTGGTGGTCTCAGCTGGGACACAAGCAAGAAGGATCTTAAAGATTACTTCTCCAAGTATGGTGAGGTGACAGACTGCACCATCAAGATGGACCAGCAGACCGGCAGATCAAGAGGCTTCGGCTTCATTCTCTTCAAAGATGCAGCCAGTGTAGACAAG GTTCTTGAACAGACGAACCACAAGCTAGATGGCAGACAGATTGACCCCAAGAAGGCCATGGCGATGAAGAAGGATCCCGTCAAGAAAATCTTTGTGGGAGGCCTTAACCCTGACACTTCTAAGGAAGTCATTCAGGAGTACTTTGGGACCTTTGGCGAG ATCGAGACCATTGAGCTTCCACAAGatccaaagacagaaaagaggaggggatTCGTATTTATCACATATAAAGAAGAGACTCCAGTCAAGAAGGTTATGGAGAATAAATACCACACTGTCGGTGGAAGCAAG tgtgaaattaaaatagCCCAGCCCAAAGAGGtctaccagcagcagcagtatggTGCCCGTGGATACGGAGGACGTGGCAGGGGCCGTGGAG GCCAGGGCCAGAACTGGAATCAAGGTTACAACAACTACTGGAACCAGGGATACAACCAGAACTATGGCTACGGACAGCAAGGCTACGGATATGGCGGCTATGGCAACTATGACTACTCTGCTGGTTATTACGGCTATGGGGGTGGCTACGATTACA ACCAGGGCAATACAAGCTATGGGAAAACTCCAAGACGTGGAGGCCACCAGAGTAGCTACAAGCCATACTGA
- the nme5 gene encoding nucleoside diphosphate kinase homolog 5: MDQTSCPRIYVERTLALIKPDAIHEAEEIEDIILKSGFTIVQKRKLQLSPEQCSDFYADQYGKLFFPSLTAFMSSGPIAALTLACDNAISHWKSIIGPVNSIKARETHPECLRAKYGTSDLKNALHGSESFHAAEREIKFMFPNSVIEPFPSREATEEYLSRYVNPTLLRGLSELCKHKPHNPCVWLADWLIKNNPSMPQICDGATVEEAE; this comes from the exons ATGGACCAAACTTCATGTCCTCGTATTTATGTGGAAAGAACTCTGGCCCTTATCAAACCAGACGCCATCCACGAAGCCGAGGAGATTGAGGACATTATCCTCAAATCGGGCTTCACCATCGTGCAG AAGCGGAAGCTGCAGCTGAGTCCAGAGCAATGCAGTGACTTCTACGCAGACCAATATGGAAAGCTCTTCTTTCCCAGCTTGACTGCCTTCATGAGCTCTGGCCCCATCGCTGCTTTGACTCTGGCCTGTGACAACGCCATCTCCCACTGGAAGTCCATCATAGGGCCTGTCAACAGCATCAAGGCCAGAGAAACTCACCCAGAGTG cctTAGAGCAAAATATGGCACTTCTGACCTGAAAAACGCACTCCATGGCAGTGAGTCATTTCATGCAGCTGAAAGGGAGATCAAATTCATGTTTCCAAACT CTGTAATCGAGCCCTTTCCCTCAAGAGAAGCAACCGAAGAATACCTGAGCAGGTATGTAAACCCAACTCTGCTACGTGGACTTTCTGAGCTCTGCAAGCACAAGCCACACAACCCCTGT GTTtggctggctgactggctgatCAAAAACAATCCAAGCATGCCTCAAATATGTGATGGAGCCACTGTGGAAGAAGCAGAATGA